A window of Raphanus sativus cultivar WK10039 unplaced genomic scaffold, ASM80110v3 Scaffold1650, whole genome shotgun sequence contains these coding sequences:
- the LOC130504545 gene encoding probable calcium-binding protein CML46 codes for MEKSFLSEYKQSSSLTFFALINLFLIKFGRWVSSTRIFLFRFFTLLQHHQRVSHKHENLTKHHIEEQQEEEYDDLCREDAEMVMRRLGLSTDQESDELQERYSSTEISSLFKSNEASLAEVKQAFDVFDENRDGFIDATELQRVLTILGFKEASHLENCSAMIRSSNDNKEERIDFNGFVKFMENNSL; via the coding sequence TCTGAATACAAACAATCTTCTTCTCTCACTTTCTTTGCTCTGATCAACTTGTTCCTTATCAAATTTGGCAGATGGGTTTCTTCTACCCGCATCTTTTTATTCAGATTCTTTACTCTTCTTCAACACCATCAACGTGTTTCACACAAACATGAGAATTTAACCAAACACCACATAgaagaacaacaagaagaagagtaTGATGATCTCTGTAGAGAAGACGCAGAGATGGTTATGAGAAGGTTAGGACTTTCTACCGACCAAGAAAGCGATGAGCTTCAAGAACGCTACAGTTCCACGGAGATCTCAAGTTTGTTCAAAAGTAATGAAGCGAGCTTAGCGGAAGTGAAGCAAGCTTTTGATGTCTTCGATGAAAACAGAGATGGCTTTATCGACGCTACAGAGTTGCAGAGAGTTTTGACAATCTTAGGTTTCAAAGAAGCATCTCACCTAGAGAATTGCTCGGCTATGATCAGATCATCAAATGATAACAAAGAAGAGAGAATCGATTTTAACGGATTTGTGAAATTCATGGAGAATAATAGCTTGTGA